The Micromonospora sp. WMMD961 genome has a segment encoding these proteins:
- a CDS encoding non-ribosomal peptide synthetase, producing MTVAAGPVDSAAIRAELAAALRVDPGSLADDTDLFGAGLDSLTLIRLVAQLRRAGHDVTFEDLVADPTLAGWDRALSGPAAVVPPPSAAVDPSAPFDLATMQYAYWIGRQDEQPFGDVAAHFYVEFDGHAVDPDRLRAALAAVTARHGMLRARFDAEGRQRIAAAARTPLVVHDLTGAHQVDRELDRLRAHYTHRRMDVENGEVFTVALSLLPGGATRLHVDLDMLVADALSMRILLGDLHTLYHDPDADLPTITASFPEYLAAHRDSAEVARERARAWWTRRLDELAAGPQLPIRPDAGRPGAVARSVRLHHWLAPARRERLLRRAAAHGVTAAAALATAFAEVIGAFSDDRRFLLNLPLFAREPLVDGADLLVGDFSSSVLLDVDTTGRPPFTERATRVQADLRAAIGHGAYAGVEVLRDLSRRAGSPVLAPVVYTSALGLGEIYGESMQRTFGTPSWIISQGPQVWLDAQVTELDGGLLLNWDVRLDVLADGVAEAAFSVYRGLVDALTDDDEAWRRPVGALVPPGQLAVRERVNATAASGPAACLHDGFFAHARATPERTALIDAGREVSYGDLADRALRLRALLDAEGVRPGDTVVITLPKGAAQVAAALAVLACGAAYLPVSIDQPPHRRRLIHAAAGARVALTDPAHQEAVTDAGGVTPLLLSAADGYAPLAPAPVDRRAVAYVLFTSGSTGEPKGVEVSHAAAMNTVLALNRRFGVGPADRVLTLSALEFDLSVYDTFGMLTAGGALVLVAEDQRRDAAAWWHLVTTYGVTVWNTVPALLDMLLVAGAGRPAPTLRAVLLGGDVVGLDLPARLRRSAPDCRFAALGGMTEAAIHSTVFEVDQVDPAWPSMPWGAPLDNVLCRVTDADGRDRPDLVTGELWVGGAGVAEGYRGDPERTAGRFVTHASTRWYRSGDLARYRPDGLLEFLGRADHQVKVRGHRIELGEIEAALAAHPEVEHAVAVVTATGLAAAVVTAAPLPADLDAWLAERLPEHMRCDTVTALPALPLTANGKVDRARLRLLLDAVAGDRRATRTGGPPRGEIEALVAAAWSDLLGVPEVGRGDSFFALGGDSLLATRLLVRLRTAGLSGARLAALFTRPTLADFAADLRRGTDTPATVVTGDLARRHEPFPPTDVQRAYFVGRDERLPLGGVGTWQYTEFDGADLDLDRLRAAWQRLVERHEMLRAVFDGADAQRILATAPPVEIAVADVGDDDPTAALESMRAARSHQLTDLSRWPLFDLAAVRYRQDGRQRTRLAVGLDYIVFDALSIMTLYTELDRLYRDPDTELPAIDVSFRDYLRQVRPDPETELRDQRYWEARLVDLPPAPQLPTVRHPSEVSRPRFTRRRHQLPAHRWSALRARARQHGVTPSTVLLAAYAEVLGAWSARRDLTVTLTLFNRRDVHPHIYRVLGDFTTLSLADYRPAGGGFLADVTALHARMGADLDHREISPAWLLRRLARSTGSMEAMPVVFTSAIGVGDGVSMDRSDGFPPEVWGVSQSPQVSLDNQVLESRGGLQVTWDAVDDLFVPGVLDDMFGAYTALLDRLADADWEAPLPDLLPAAQRATRLRVNDTAVPVPRRRLHDAFFDAARDHPHRVALIWHGPDGVGELTHGALAEKALRVASGLRERGVRPGDAVAVTLPKGPDQVVAVLGVLAAGAVYVPVGVEQPALRRDRCYRDSGAVLVLDAPVLAQVADAEPLPAPVERGPDEPAYVIFTSGSTGAPKGVEVAHDAAANTCADINARFGVGAHDRVLALSALDFDLSVYDIFGVLGAGGALVLPAEDERRDAARWLRLVREHRVTLWNTVPTLLDMLLVAAEPEPLPPGLRLALVSGDWVGLDLPGRFSRATAHRPDGPAALVALGGATEASIWSNAIEVAAVPTHWRSVPYGFPLANQTYRVVDDAGRDRPDWVPGELWIGGRGVALGYRGDPARTAEKFVEDAAGRWYRTGDLGRYWPDGTLEFLGRADHQVKVGGHRIELGEIEAACEAYPGSGRAAVVAVGERTRRRLHAFVEAGDADPTTVADGLRAFLAERLPAYAVPAAVAVLPSLPLTANGKVDRAALQHDAAHGVAASAAPPTGPIETALAGIWADLLGDRVDDRAANFFALGGDSVAALRLVAAIRQRWGVDVPIARFLAAPTLTDLAIELSALIENDYDFGSL from the coding sequence CACGCACCGGCGCATGGACGTCGAGAACGGCGAGGTGTTCACGGTCGCGCTGAGCCTGCTGCCCGGCGGCGCCACCCGGCTGCACGTCGATCTGGACATGCTCGTCGCCGACGCGCTGAGCATGCGGATCCTGCTCGGCGACCTGCACACGCTGTACCACGACCCGGACGCCGACCTGCCCACGATCACGGCGAGTTTCCCGGAGTACCTGGCGGCGCACCGGGATTCGGCGGAGGTGGCCCGGGAGCGGGCCCGCGCCTGGTGGACCCGGCGCCTCGACGAGCTTGCCGCCGGACCACAGCTGCCGATCCGACCCGACGCCGGCCGTCCCGGTGCGGTCGCCCGCAGCGTCCGGCTGCACCACTGGCTGGCTCCGGCGCGCCGGGAGCGGCTGCTGCGCCGGGCCGCCGCGCACGGCGTGACCGCCGCCGCGGCGCTGGCCACCGCGTTCGCGGAGGTGATCGGCGCGTTCAGCGACGACCGACGGTTCCTGCTCAACCTGCCGCTGTTCGCCCGCGAGCCGCTCGTCGACGGCGCCGATCTCCTGGTGGGTGACTTCTCCAGCTCGGTGCTGCTCGACGTGGACACCACCGGCCGGCCACCGTTCACCGAACGGGCCACCCGGGTGCAGGCCGACCTGCGGGCGGCCATCGGTCACGGCGCGTACGCCGGCGTGGAGGTGCTGCGTGACCTGTCCCGTCGGGCCGGGAGCCCGGTGCTGGCGCCGGTCGTCTACACCAGCGCGCTGGGTCTGGGCGAGATCTACGGCGAGTCGATGCAGCGGACCTTCGGCACTCCGTCGTGGATCATTTCGCAGGGCCCGCAGGTGTGGCTCGACGCGCAGGTGACCGAACTGGACGGCGGGCTGCTGCTCAACTGGGACGTGCGACTGGACGTGCTGGCCGACGGCGTCGCCGAGGCCGCGTTCTCCGTCTACCGCGGCCTGGTCGACGCGCTGACCGACGACGACGAGGCCTGGCGGCGGCCGGTCGGCGCGCTGGTGCCACCGGGACAGCTCGCCGTCCGGGAACGGGTCAACGCCACCGCCGCCTCGGGGCCTGCGGCCTGCCTGCACGACGGGTTCTTCGCCCACGCGCGGGCCACGCCCGAGCGGACCGCGCTGATCGACGCCGGACGGGAGGTCAGCTACGGCGATCTCGCCGATCGGGCGCTGCGCCTGCGCGCGCTGCTGGACGCCGAAGGGGTACGCCCGGGCGACACGGTCGTGATCACCCTGCCGAAGGGGGCCGCCCAGGTGGCCGCCGCGCTGGCCGTACTCGCCTGTGGCGCGGCGTACCTGCCGGTGAGCATCGACCAGCCGCCGCACCGACGCCGGCTGATCCACGCGGCCGCCGGAGCCAGGGTCGCGCTGACCGACCCGGCACACCAGGAGGCGGTCACCGACGCGGGAGGCGTCACGCCGTTGCTGCTGAGCGCCGCCGACGGCTACGCGCCGCTCGCACCCGCACCGGTCGACAGGCGTGCGGTCGCGTACGTCCTGTTCACGTCGGGCTCGACCGGCGAGCCGAAGGGCGTGGAGGTGAGTCACGCCGCCGCCATGAACACGGTGCTCGCCCTGAACCGGCGCTTCGGCGTGGGCCCGGCCGACCGGGTGCTGACGCTGTCGGCGCTGGAGTTCGACCTGTCCGTCTACGACACGTTCGGGATGCTCACCGCCGGTGGTGCCCTGGTGCTGGTCGCCGAGGACCAGCGGCGGGACGCGGCCGCGTGGTGGCACCTGGTCACCACGTACGGCGTCACCGTGTGGAACACCGTGCCGGCGCTGCTGGACATGCTCCTCGTTGCCGGCGCCGGACGACCGGCGCCCACGCTGCGCGCCGTGCTGCTCGGCGGCGACGTGGTCGGCCTCGACCTGCCGGCCCGGCTGCGTCGGTCGGCGCCGGACTGTCGCTTCGCGGCGCTCGGCGGGATGACCGAGGCCGCCATCCACTCCACCGTGTTCGAGGTGGACCAGGTGGATCCCGCGTGGCCGTCGATGCCGTGGGGCGCCCCGCTGGACAACGTCCTGTGCCGGGTAACCGACGCCGACGGCCGCGACCGACCGGACCTGGTCACCGGCGAACTGTGGGTGGGTGGCGCCGGCGTGGCCGAGGGTTACCGGGGTGATCCGGAGCGCACCGCGGGACGGTTCGTCACGCACGCCAGCACCCGCTGGTACCGCAGCGGCGACCTGGCCCGCTACCGACCCGACGGCCTGCTGGAGTTCCTCGGGCGAGCCGACCACCAGGTCAAGGTGCGCGGTCACCGGATCGAACTCGGCGAGATCGAGGCCGCGCTGGCGGCGCACCCGGAGGTGGAGCACGCGGTCGCGGTGGTGACCGCCACCGGGCTGGCCGCCGCCGTCGTCACCGCCGCGCCGCTGCCGGCGGACCTCGACGCCTGGCTCGCGGAGCGGCTGCCCGAGCACATGCGCTGCGACACGGTCACGGCGCTGCCCGCACTGCCGCTCACCGCCAACGGCAAGGTCGACCGGGCGCGGCTGCGCCTCCTGCTCGACGCGGTGGCCGGCGACCGGCGGGCGACCCGCACCGGCGGGCCGCCCCGCGGCGAGATCGAGGCGCTCGTGGCCGCCGCCTGGTCCGACCTGCTGGGAGTTCCCGAGGTGGGCCGCGGCGACTCGTTCTTCGCCCTCGGCGGGGACTCGCTGCTCGCCACCCGCCTGCTGGTGCGGCTGCGGACCGCGGGCCTGTCCGGTGCCCGGCTCGCCGCGCTGTTCACCCGGCCGACTCTCGCCGACTTCGCCGCCGACCTGCGGCGCGGCACCGACACCCCGGCGACGGTGGTGACCGGTGACCTGGCGCGCCGGCATGAGCCGTTCCCGCCGACAGACGTGCAGCGGGCCTACTTCGTCGGCCGCGACGAGCGGCTGCCACTGGGCGGGGTGGGCACCTGGCAGTACACCGAGTTCGACGGCGCGGACCTGGACCTCGATCGGCTCCGCGCGGCCTGGCAGCGATTGGTCGAGCGGCACGAGATGCTGCGCGCGGTCTTCGACGGCGCGGATGCCCAACGCATTCTCGCCACGGCGCCGCCGGTCGAGATCGCGGTGGCCGATGTCGGCGACGACGACCCGACCGCGGCACTGGAGAGCATGCGGGCCGCCCGCTCGCACCAGCTCACCGACCTCAGCCGGTGGCCGCTGTTCGACCTCGCCGCGGTGCGCTACCGGCAGGACGGCCGGCAACGTACCAGGCTCGCGGTCGGACTCGACTACATCGTCTTCGACGCACTGTCGATCATGACTCTCTACACGGAACTCGACAGGCTCTACCGTGATCCCGACACCGAACTGCCGGCGATCGACGTGTCGTTCCGCGACTATCTCCGCCAGGTCCGCCCCGACCCGGAGACCGAGCTCCGCGACCAGCGCTACTGGGAAGCCCGACTGGTCGACCTGCCGCCGGCGCCGCAGTTGCCCACCGTGCGCCACCCGTCCGAGGTGTCCCGGCCCCGGTTCACCCGCCGCCGCCACCAACTGCCGGCACACCGGTGGTCGGCGCTGCGTGCGCGGGCCCGCCAGCACGGGGTCACCCCGTCCACGGTGCTGCTGGCGGCGTACGCGGAGGTGCTCGGCGCCTGGAGCGCCCGCCGCGACCTGACCGTCACGCTCACCCTGTTCAACCGGCGTGACGTGCACCCGCACATCTACCGGGTGCTGGGCGACTTCACCACCCTGTCGTTGGCCGACTACCGCCCGGCCGGCGGCGGTTTCCTCGCCGACGTCACCGCCCTGCACGCCCGGATGGGCGCCGACCTCGACCACCGCGAGATCAGTCCGGCCTGGCTCCTGCGCCGGCTGGCCCGGAGCACCGGCAGCATGGAGGCCATGCCGGTGGTGTTCACCAGTGCCATCGGGGTCGGGGACGGGGTGTCGATGGACCGCTCCGACGGCTTCCCACCGGAGGTGTGGGGTGTCTCGCAGTCGCCGCAGGTGAGTCTCGACAACCAGGTCCTGGAGTCCCGCGGCGGCCTGCAGGTCACCTGGGACGCGGTCGACGACCTGTTCGTCCCCGGGGTGCTCGACGACATGTTCGGGGCGTACACGGCGTTGCTGGATCGGCTCGCCGACGCCGACTGGGAGGCTCCGCTGCCCGACCTGCTGCCGGCGGCGCAGCGGGCGACCCGGCTGCGGGTCAACGACACCGCGGTGCCGGTCCCGCGTCGCCGCCTGCACGATGCCTTCTTCGACGCGGCCCGGGACCATCCGCACCGCGTCGCGTTGATCTGGCACGGCCCGGACGGCGTCGGCGAGCTGACCCACGGCGCGCTGGCCGAGAAGGCCCTGCGGGTGGCCTCCGGTCTGCGGGAACGCGGCGTGCGGCCGGGCGACGCGGTCGCGGTGACCCTGCCGAAGGGGCCAGATCAGGTCGTCGCCGTGCTCGGGGTGCTCGCCGCCGGAGCGGTCTACGTCCCGGTGGGCGTGGAACAGCCGGCCCTGCGCCGGGACCGGTGCTACCGGGACAGCGGGGCCGTGCTCGTGCTCGACGCACCCGTGCTGGCGCAGGTGGCTGACGCCGAGCCATTGCCCGCACCGGTGGAGCGGGGGCCGGACGAGCCGGCGTACGTCATCTTCACCTCCGGATCGACCGGCGCCCCGAAGGGGGTCGAGGTCGCCCACGACGCCGCGGCCAACACCTGCGCCGACATCAACGCGCGCTTCGGCGTAGGGGCGCACGACCGTGTGCTGGCCCTGTCCGCCCTGGACTTCGACCTGTCGGTGTACGACATCTTCGGCGTGCTCGGTGCCGGCGGGGCGCTGGTGTTGCCGGCGGAGGATGAGCGTCGCGACGCGGCACGCTGGCTGCGACTCGTCCGCGAGCACAGGGTCACCCTCTGGAACACCGTGCCGACCCTGCTGGACATGCTGCTGGTGGCGGCCGAGCCGGAGCCGCTGCCACCGGGCCTGCGCCTGGCGCTGGTCTCCGGGGACTGGGTCGGCCTCGACCTGCCGGGGCGGTTCAGCCGGGCCACGGCGCACCGCCCGGACGGCCCGGCCGCTCTGGTCGCGCTCGGCGGGGCCACCGAGGCGTCGATCTGGTCGAACGCCATCGAGGTGGCCGCGGTGCCGACGCACTGGCGTTCGGTGCCCTACGGCTTCCCCCTGGCCAACCAGACCTACCGGGTGGTGGACGACGCAGGCCGGGACCGACCGGACTGGGTGCCGGGCGAGTTGTGGATCGGCGGTCGTGGCGTGGCGCTCGGCTACCGCGGTGACCCGGCGCGGACCGCGGAGAAGTTCGTCGAGGACGCCGCCGGCCGTTGGTACCGGACCGGGGATCTCGGGCGCTACTGGCCGGACGGGACGCTGGAGTTCCTGGGCCGGGCCGATCACCAGGTCAAGGTCGGTGGGCACCGGATCGAGCTGGGCGAGATCGAGGCCGCCTGTGAGGCGTACCCGGGATCGGGTCGGGCCGCCGTGGTGGCCGTCGGCGAGCGCACCCGGCGCCGCCTGCACGCCTTCGTCGAGGCCGGCGACGCCGATCCGACGACGGTCGCCGACGGGCTGCGGGCGTTCCTGGCCGAGCGGCTGCCGGCGTATGCCGTGCCGGCCGCCGTCGCGGTGCTGCCGTCGTTGCCGTTGACCGCCAACGGCAAGGTCGACCGGGCCGCGTTGCAACATGACGCGGCGCACGGGGTGGCGGCGTCCGCCGCGCCGCCTACCGGTCCGATCGAGACCGCGCTGGCCGGCATCTGGGCCGACCTGCTCGGTGACCGGGTGGACGACCGGGCGGCGAACTTCTTCGCGCTGGGCGGGGACAGCGTTGCCGCACTGCGCCTCGTCGCCGCGATCCGCCAGCGCTGGGGAGTGGACGTGCCGATCGCGCGGTTCCTGGCCGCGCCGACGTTGACGGATCTGGCGATCGAACTGTCTGCCCTGATTGAAAACGACTACGATTTCGGATCACTATGA
- a CDS encoding ABC transporter ATP-binding protein — protein MTILRPVRGRLVLAVLLQALSSAAGTGVLIAMAVIGDRLLRPAPDPAGIRNLAVLAVVAALLSVLLAAAATVLTHLADNALQLRLRRVLADRLGRVPLSWYSGRGSGQVKKAVHDDVQAMHYLVAHTALDVTAAAVTPLVAMVFLLTVSPWLALLALVPTITGAWLFRRAMAGAGPKMAAYGRAAAEINNAAVEFVDGIAVLKTFGRAGVAHRRFRTASDAFSDFFTAWAAGTTGITTASQLVVTAPVVLVVVLAAGVPAAAAGLLAPAALVAFVLLAPALAGPVATIGRHLQALRTGLSAAADVSALLDTPVVENGAAAVDPQDTTVRLHAVDFSYDGTTTVLSGVDLELRPGTVTALVGPSGAGKSTVARLIGRFHDATAGRITLGGVDLRELDPATLHRTVGFVLQEVTLLRTTVAANIALGRPQATRAEIEAAATAAQIHDRIVADPRGYDAVVGTDVAFSGGEAQRLSIARLLLADPPVLVLDEATAYADPHAEAQIQRALSALADGRTMLVIAHRLAGVRGADQIVVLDGGQVVERGRHEDLLAAGGRYSRMWRAQESTAVPALAEETR, from the coding sequence ATGACGATCCTGCGCCCCGTCCGCGGCCGGTTGGTCCTCGCCGTACTCCTCCAGGCACTGTCCAGCGCGGCCGGCACCGGCGTGCTCATCGCCATGGCGGTGATCGGCGACCGGCTCCTGCGGCCGGCACCGGACCCGGCCGGCATCCGGAACCTGGCTGTGCTCGCCGTGGTCGCGGCGCTGCTCAGCGTCCTGCTCGCCGCCGCGGCCACGGTGCTGACCCACCTCGCCGACAACGCCTTGCAACTACGGCTGCGCCGCGTCCTGGCCGACCGGCTCGGCCGGGTGCCGCTGTCCTGGTACTCCGGTCGGGGCTCCGGTCAGGTGAAGAAGGCGGTGCACGACGACGTGCAGGCCATGCACTACCTGGTGGCGCACACCGCCCTCGACGTCACGGCGGCGGCGGTGACGCCACTGGTGGCAATGGTCTTCCTGCTGACGGTGAGCCCGTGGCTCGCCCTGTTGGCGCTGGTGCCGACGATCACCGGTGCCTGGCTGTTCCGGCGGGCGATGGCCGGCGCCGGACCGAAGATGGCCGCCTACGGACGCGCCGCAGCGGAGATCAACAACGCGGCGGTGGAGTTCGTCGACGGCATCGCGGTGTTGAAGACCTTCGGGCGCGCCGGCGTGGCGCACCGTCGGTTCCGCACCGCCTCGGACGCGTTCAGCGACTTCTTCACCGCGTGGGCGGCCGGCACCACCGGGATCACCACCGCGTCGCAACTGGTGGTGACCGCCCCGGTCGTGCTGGTGGTGGTCCTCGCCGCCGGGGTGCCCGCCGCGGCGGCCGGCCTCCTGGCACCGGCGGCGCTGGTGGCCTTCGTGCTGCTCGCACCCGCGCTGGCGGGCCCCGTCGCCACCATCGGCCGGCACCTGCAGGCGTTGCGTACCGGGCTGAGCGCCGCGGCCGACGTCTCCGCGCTGCTGGACACGCCGGTGGTGGAGAACGGGGCCGCGGCGGTCGACCCGCAGGACACCACCGTGCGGCTGCACGCCGTCGACTTCAGTTACGACGGCACGACCACCGTGTTGTCCGGCGTCGACCTCGAACTGCGTCCGGGCACCGTCACCGCGCTCGTCGGGCCGTCCGGGGCAGGCAAGTCCACCGTCGCCCGGCTGATCGGCCGCTTCCACGACGCCACCGCCGGCCGGATCACCCTGGGCGGCGTCGACCTGCGCGAACTCGATCCGGCGACGCTGCACCGCACCGTCGGCTTCGTCCTACAGGAGGTGACCCTGCTGCGCACGACGGTGGCGGCGAACATCGCCCTGGGGCGACCGCAGGCCACCCGGGCCGAGATCGAGGCGGCGGCCACGGCGGCGCAGATCCACGACCGGATCGTCGCCGACCCGCGCGGGTACGACGCGGTGGTCGGCACGGACGTCGCCTTCTCCGGCGGTGAGGCGCAGCGCCTGTCGATCGCCCGGCTGCTGCTGGCCGACCCGCCCGTGTTGGTCCTGGACGAGGCCACCGCGTACGCCGACCCGCACGCCGAGGCGCAGATCCAACGGGCCCTGTCCGCCCTCGCCGACGGCCGGACGATGCTGGTCATCGCGCACCGCCTCGCCGGCGTCCGCGGCGCCGACCAGATCGTCGTCCTCGACGGCGGGCAGGTCGTCGAACGCGGCCGGCACGAGGACCTGCTCGCCGCCGGCGGCCGCTACTCCCGCATGTGGCGCGCCCAGGAGTCCACCGCCGTCCCCGCCCTCGCCGAGGAGACTCGATGA